One part of the Streptomyces ferrugineus genome encodes these proteins:
- the gcvT gene encoding glycine cleavage system aminomethyltransferase GcvT, with the protein MSSTPLRHTALDALHRSLGATMTDFAGWDMPLRYGSERDEHNAVRTKAGLFDLSHMGEITVTGPQAAALLNHALVGNIASVGVGRARYTMICQADGGILDDLIVYRLAETEYMVVANASNAQVVLDALVDRSAGFDAEVRDDRNAYALLAVQGPESPGILKSLTDADLDGLKYYAGLPGTVAGVPALIARTGYTGEDGFELFVKPEHAVELWQALTKAGEGVGLVPCGLSCRDTLRLEAGMPLYGHELSTSLTPFDAGLGRVVKFEKEGDFVGREALAEAADRADRNPPRVLVGLIAEGRRVPRAGYPVVAGGEVVGEVTSGAPSPTLGKPIAMAYVDAAHSAPGTAGVGVDIRGSHEPYEVVALPFYKRQK; encoded by the coding sequence ATGAGCAGTACCCCACTCCGTCACACCGCGCTCGATGCCCTGCATCGCTCGCTCGGCGCGACGATGACCGACTTCGCCGGCTGGGACATGCCCCTGCGCTACGGCTCCGAGCGCGACGAGCACAACGCCGTGCGGACGAAGGCCGGGCTCTTCGATCTCTCCCACATGGGCGAGATCACCGTCACCGGCCCGCAGGCCGCGGCCCTGCTGAACCACGCCCTGGTCGGCAACATCGCCTCCGTCGGCGTCGGCCGCGCCCGCTACACCATGATCTGCCAGGCCGACGGCGGCATCCTGGACGACCTGATCGTCTACCGGCTGGCCGAGACCGAGTACATGGTCGTGGCCAACGCCTCCAACGCCCAGGTGGTGCTGGACGCGCTGGTGGACCGTTCCGCCGGCTTCGACGCCGAGGTGCGTGACGACCGGAACGCGTACGCGCTGCTCGCCGTCCAGGGCCCCGAGTCCCCCGGCATCCTGAAGTCCCTCACCGACGCCGACCTCGACGGCCTGAAGTACTACGCCGGCCTGCCCGGCACCGTCGCCGGAGTCCCCGCGCTCATCGCCCGCACGGGCTACACCGGCGAGGACGGCTTCGAGCTGTTCGTGAAGCCGGAGCACGCCGTCGAGCTGTGGCAGGCGCTGACCAAGGCGGGCGAGGGCGTCGGCCTGGTCCCCTGCGGGCTGTCCTGCCGGGACACGCTGCGCCTGGAGGCGGGCATGCCGCTGTACGGCCATGAGCTGTCGACCTCCCTGACCCCCTTCGACGCCGGGCTCGGCCGGGTGGTGAAGTTCGAGAAGGAGGGCGACTTCGTCGGGCGCGAGGCGCTGGCCGAGGCCGCCGACCGCGCCGATCGGAACCCGCCGCGCGTCCTGGTCGGCCTGATCGCCGAGGGGCGTCGCGTCCCGCGCGCCGGGTACCCGGTCGTCGCCGGCGGCGAGGTCGTCGGCGAGGTCACCTCCGGCGCCCCCTCCCCCACCCTGGGCAAGCCCATCGCCATGGCGTACGTCGACGCCGCGCACTCGGCGCCGGGCACGGCGGGCGTCGGTGTGGACATCCGCGGCAGCCACGAGCCGTACGAGGTCGTGGCGCTGCCGTTCTACAAGCGGCAGAAGTAG
- a CDS encoding ABC transporter permease yields MTAPIETTGSQADAQPEVVLKGVESEKIEGRSLGQIAWTRFKRDRVAVAGGIVVVLLILVAVLSRPLQAVLGLDPNAFHQDLIDPNTSLPKGDFGGMSWDHPLGVEPKFGRDILARILEGSWVSLVVAFGATLLSVAIGTVMGLVAGYYGGRVDTVVSRLMDTFLAFPLLLFAIAISATLQGGAFGLEGLPLHISVLIFVIGFFNWPYMGRIVRGQTLALREREFVDASRGMGAGGPYILFKELLPNLVAPIIVYATLLIPTNILFEASLSFLGVGIQPPQASWGGMLNQAVDFFEVDPQYMIVPGLAIFVTVLAFNLLGDGLRDALDPRSR; encoded by the coding sequence GTGACGGCACCGATCGAGACCACCGGATCGCAGGCCGACGCCCAGCCGGAGGTCGTGCTGAAGGGGGTCGAGTCCGAGAAGATCGAGGGCCGGTCACTCGGGCAGATCGCCTGGACCCGTTTCAAGCGCGACAGGGTCGCGGTGGCGGGCGGCATCGTTGTCGTGCTGCTCATCCTCGTGGCGGTCCTGTCCCGCCCGCTCCAGGCAGTGCTGGGGCTCGACCCCAACGCCTTTCACCAGGACCTGATCGACCCCAACACCTCTCTGCCCAAGGGTGACTTCGGTGGGATGAGCTGGGACCATCCGCTGGGTGTCGAGCCGAAGTTCGGCCGGGACATCCTCGCGCGCATCCTGGAGGGTTCCTGGGTCTCCCTGGTCGTCGCCTTCGGCGCGACGCTGCTGTCCGTCGCCATCGGCACGGTGATGGGCCTGGTCGCCGGCTACTACGGAGGACGGGTCGACACCGTCGTCAGCCGCCTCATGGACACCTTCCTCGCGTTCCCGCTGCTCCTCTTCGCCATCGCCATCTCCGCGACGCTCCAGGGCGGTGCCTTCGGCCTCGAAGGGCTGCCCCTGCACATCTCCGTGCTGATCTTCGTCATCGGCTTCTTCAACTGGCCGTACATGGGGCGCATCGTGCGCGGTCAGACCCTGGCGCTGCGGGAGCGCGAGTTCGTCGACGCCTCCCGGGGGATGGGCGCCGGCGGCCCGTACATCCTCTTCAAGGAACTCCTGCCCAACCTCGTCGCGCCGATCATCGTCTACGCGACGCTGCTCATCCCGACGAACATCCTCTTCGAAGCCTCGCTGAGCTTCCTCGGCGTGGGTATCCAGCCGCCCCAGGCGTCGTGGGGCGGAATGCTCAACCAGGCCGTCGACTTCTTCGAGGTCGACCCGCAGTACATGATCGTTCCCGGCCTCGCGATCTTCGTCACGGTGCTGGCCTTCAACCTGCTCGGTGACGGCCTCCGGGACGCACTCGACCCCCGCAGCCGCTGA
- a CDS encoding enhanced serine sensitivity protein SseB — MDFPADLPADFPAPAHLHPHGGWPGNELEEVLSASLGMPSAGGRILEVLGRSFVWVPLPGGGGPHSGPLDLPTVEIEGQGYVPVFSSEEQFRQVVGSHMAYTVAPAVEFARGLPPQVGIALNPDGVVGVPLPPAAVAELCRVGRTPLDGLTSGGRVKLYEPDWQEDPVDFLAAASAEFAGTGVVATARRCLAAIETATPVMFIGVELSHWDGDLRAAPMEALARALGRAPVQWPVNLVLLDVAQDPVIDWMRQRVRPFYQRDF, encoded by the coding sequence ATGGACTTCCCAGCGGATCTCCCCGCGGACTTCCCGGCCCCGGCCCACCTCCATCCGCACGGCGGTTGGCCCGGCAACGAACTGGAGGAGGTGCTCTCGGCCTCCCTCGGCATGCCCTCGGCGGGCGGCCGGATCCTCGAGGTGCTGGGCCGCAGCTTCGTCTGGGTGCCCCTGCCGGGCGGCGGCGGTCCGCACAGCGGCCCGCTGGACCTGCCGACGGTGGAGATCGAGGGCCAGGGATACGTCCCGGTGTTCAGCTCCGAGGAACAGTTCCGCCAGGTCGTCGGCTCCCACATGGCGTACACCGTCGCCCCGGCCGTGGAGTTCGCCCGCGGACTGCCCCCGCAGGTCGGCATCGCCCTGAACCCGGACGGCGTGGTCGGCGTCCCCCTCCCGCCGGCGGCGGTCGCCGAACTGTGCCGGGTGGGCCGTACGCCGCTGGACGGCCTCACCTCCGGGGGCCGCGTCAAGCTCTACGAGCCCGACTGGCAGGAGGACCCGGTCGACTTCCTCGCGGCGGCGTCGGCCGAGTTCGCGGGGACCGGCGTGGTGGCGACGGCCCGCCGCTGCCTCGCGGCGATCGAGACGGCCACCCCGGTGATGTTCATAGGCGTGGAACTCTCCCACTGGGACGGCGACCTGCGAGCGGCCCCCATGGAGGCCCTCGCCCGGGCCCTCGGCCGTGCCCCGGTCCAGTGGCCGGTCAACCTGGTCCTGCTCGACGTGGCCCAGGATCCGGTGATCGACTGGATGCGGCAGCGGGTACGCCCTTTCTACCAGCGGGACTTCTGA
- a CDS encoding ABC transporter substrate-binding protein, giving the protein MRRSAMAAVAAASCAGLLLAGCSKADDGKETSKGAGANAATKGVVNESTHKGGTVTYASSDAPESLDPGNMYYAYGYNFSRLYARPLMTFKPGPGEAGNELVPDLAESKGTPSDGGKTWTYKIRQGVKYEDGTPVTAKDVKYAVERSNFARDVLSLGPNYFQQLLDDPDKYQGPYKDKSEKGISSIETPDDHTIVFHLNKSFSEFDYLVSAPQTAPVPRAKDTGVDYTKKVVSSGSYKFQKYEEGKQIVLVRNPEWDAKTDPLRKQYPDKIVVNLKVNKATIDKDVMSGATMIDIQGTGVDAQTQAQILNDKAEMANTDNALGGRLIYTAINTKVAPFDNVECRKAVEYAIDKTAVQTAMGGPVRGDIATTVLPTDVTGYEKSDLYATKDSKGDVAKAKEHLKACGKEGGFKTSISARSDRQGEVDAATAIVGALKKVGIDASIKQYPSGKYFSDYAGVPKFNQKNNIGLIMMQWGADWPTGYGFLQQIAHGKAISQSGNTNLSELDNPEINKLLDDAIGNTDEAARTKAYTEVDQKMMEQAVIVPLTYFKVLLYRSPHATNLVSSSAWSGQYDYLNVGTAEK; this is encoded by the coding sequence ATGCGAAGGTCAGCAATGGCCGCAGTGGCGGCCGCCAGCTGCGCCGGTCTGCTTCTGGCGGGCTGCAGCAAAGCCGACGACGGCAAAGAGACGTCCAAGGGCGCCGGCGCCAACGCCGCGACCAAGGGAGTCGTGAACGAGTCCACGCACAAGGGGGGCACGGTCACCTACGCGAGCTCCGATGCTCCCGAGTCCCTGGACCCGGGCAACATGTACTACGCCTACGGCTACAACTTCAGCCGCCTCTACGCGCGTCCGTTGATGACGTTCAAGCCCGGCCCCGGTGAGGCGGGCAACGAGCTCGTCCCGGACCTCGCCGAGAGCAAGGGCACGCCCAGCGACGGCGGCAAGACCTGGACGTACAAGATTCGCCAGGGCGTCAAGTACGAGGACGGGACCCCGGTCACCGCCAAGGACGTCAAGTACGCCGTGGAGCGCTCGAACTTCGCCCGTGACGTGCTCTCCCTCGGCCCCAACTACTTCCAGCAGCTGCTGGACGACCCGGACAAGTACCAGGGCCCCTACAAGGACAAGAGCGAAAAGGGCATCTCGTCCATCGAGACCCCGGACGACCACACGATCGTCTTCCACCTGAACAAGTCGTTCTCCGAGTTCGACTACCTGGTCAGCGCCCCGCAGACGGCCCCCGTGCCGCGGGCCAAGGACACGGGTGTGGACTACACCAAGAAGGTCGTCTCCTCCGGCTCGTACAAGTTCCAGAAGTACGAGGAGGGCAAGCAGATCGTCCTGGTGCGCAACCCCGAGTGGGACGCCAAGACGGACCCGCTGCGCAAGCAGTACCCGGACAAGATCGTGGTGAACCTCAAGGTCAACAAGGCCACGATCGACAAGGACGTGATGTCCGGGGCCACCATGATCGACATCCAGGGAACCGGTGTCGACGCGCAGACCCAGGCGCAGATCCTGAACGACAAGGCCGAGATGGCCAACACGGACAACGCGCTGGGCGGTCGCCTCATCTACACGGCGATCAACACCAAGGTGGCGCCGTTCGACAACGTCGAGTGCCGCAAGGCCGTCGAGTACGCGATCGACAAGACCGCCGTGCAGACGGCGATGGGCGGCCCGGTCCGCGGTGACATCGCCACCACCGTCCTGCCCACCGACGTCACGGGCTACGAGAAGTCCGACCTGTACGCCACCAAGGACAGCAAGGGCGACGTGGCCAAGGCCAAGGAGCACCTGAAGGCCTGTGGCAAGGAGGGCGGCTTCAAGACCTCGATCTCGGCCCGCAGCGACCGGCAGGGCGAGGTCGACGCGGCCACCGCGATCGTCGGCGCGCTGAAGAAGGTCGGCATCGACGCGAGCATCAAGCAGTACCCGTCCGGCAAGTACTTCTCCGACTACGCGGGCGTGCCCAAGTTCAACCAGAAGAACAACATCGGCCTGATCATGATGCAGTGGGGCGCCGACTGGCCCACCGGCTACGGCTTCCTGCAGCAGATCGCGCACGGCAAGGCCATCAGCCAGTCCGGCAACACCAACCTGTCCGAGCTGGACAACCCCGAGATCAACAAGCTGCTGGACGACGCGATCGGCAACACCGACGAGGCCGCTCGCACCAAGGCGTACACCGAGGTCGACCAGAAGATGATGGAACAGGCCGTCATCGTTCCGCTGACCTACTTCAAGGTCCTGCTGTACCGCTCGCCGCACGCCACCAACCTGGTGTCGTCGTCCGCCTGGAGCGGTCAGTACGACTACCTCAACGTCGGTACCGCCGAGAAGTAG
- a CDS encoding ABC transporter permease, whose protein sequence is MISYIIRRTIAALVLLLVVTAVTFGIFFILPKLAGQTADQLAQQYIGKNPTPEDIAAVKRNLGLDQPVYVQYWEFIKGIVSGATYDLGPTTVRCDAPCFGYSFKDHIEVWPQLTERLPVTLSLALGAAVIWLVGGITAGVISALRPGSVFDRSAMGVALAGVSLPMFFTGQLALLLFSYKLEIFGRTYVPFTENPSQWANTLFLPWCSLALLYSAIYARLTRSGMLETMNEDYIRTARAKGLRERKVVVRHGLRAALTPLVTVFGMDIGLLLGGAVITETVFSLHGIGEYAVQAITANDLPPILGVTLLAAFFVVFMNLVVDLLYATIDPRVRLS, encoded by the coding sequence GTGATCTCGTACATCATCCGCCGGACGATCGCGGCACTGGTCCTGCTGCTCGTCGTCACCGCGGTCACCTTCGGCATCTTCTTCATCCTGCCGAAACTCGCAGGGCAGACCGCCGACCAGCTGGCGCAGCAGTACATCGGCAAGAACCCCACCCCCGAGGACATCGCGGCGGTCAAGCGGAACCTCGGTCTCGACCAGCCGGTCTACGTCCAGTACTGGGAATTCATCAAGGGGATCGTCTCCGGCGCCACGTACGACCTCGGCCCCACCACGGTCCGCTGTGACGCCCCCTGCTTCGGGTACTCCTTCAAGGACCACATCGAGGTCTGGCCGCAGCTGACCGAACGGCTGCCCGTCACCCTCTCGTTGGCCCTCGGCGCCGCCGTGATCTGGCTGGTCGGCGGCATCACGGCAGGTGTCATCTCCGCGCTCAGGCCGGGCTCGGTCTTCGACCGGTCCGCCATGGGTGTGGCCCTGGCGGGCGTCTCCCTGCCCATGTTCTTCACCGGGCAGCTGGCCCTGCTGCTGTTCAGCTACAAGCTGGAGATCTTCGGCAGAACGTACGTCCCCTTCACCGAGAACCCCTCCCAGTGGGCCAACACCCTGTTCCTGCCCTGGTGTTCACTGGCGCTGCTGTACTCGGCCATCTACGCCCGGCTGACCCGCTCGGGGATGCTGGAGACCATGAACGAGGACTACATCCGAACCGCCCGGGCCAAGGGACTGCGCGAGCGCAAGGTCGTCGTCCGACACGGCCTGCGGGCCGCGCTGACCCCGCTGGTGACGGTCTTCGGCATGGACATCGGCCTGCTGCTCGGCGGTGCCGTCATCACCGAGACGGTGTTCTCCCTGCACGGCATCGGTGAGTACGCGGTACAGGCGATCACCGCCAACGACCTGCCCCCGATCCTCGGGGTGACCCTGCTTGCGGCGTTCTTCGTCGTTTTCATGAACCTTGTGGTGGACCTGCTGTATGCCACGATCGACCCGCGGGTGAGGCTCTCGTGA
- a CDS encoding L-serine ammonia-lyase, producing the protein MAISVFDLFSIGIGPSSSHTVGPMRAAGMFARRLRNEGVLPSVASIRSELYGSLGATGHGHGTPKAVLLGLEGDSPRTVDVETADERVERIRSEGRLRLLGDHEIPFDFDKDLVLHRRKALPYHANGMTLWAYDASGAELTSKTYYSVGGGFVVDEDAVGADRIKLDDTVLKYPFRTGDELLRLTRETGLSISALMLENERAWRTEDEIRTGLLEIWRVMRECVTRGMSREGILPGGLKVRRRASNTARKLRSEGDPKALAMEWITLYAMAVNEENAAGGRVVTAPTNGAAGIIPAVLHYYINFVPGADEDGVVRFLLAAGAIGMLFKENASISGAEVGCQGEVGSACSMAAGALAEVLGGSPEQVENAAEIGMEHNLGLTCDPVGGLVQIPCIERNGMAAVKAVTAARMAMRGDGSHKVSLDKVIKTMKDTGADMSVKYKETARGGLAVNIIEC; encoded by the coding sequence GTGGCCATCTCGGTCTTCGACCTGTTCTCGATCGGCATCGGCCCGTCAAGCTCCCACACGGTGGGCCCGATGCGCGCGGCGGGCATGTTCGCCCGCCGGCTGCGCAACGAGGGCGTGCTGCCCTCCGTCGCGTCGATACGCTCCGAGCTGTACGGCTCGCTCGGCGCGACCGGCCATGGCCACGGCACCCCCAAGGCGGTGCTGCTCGGCCTGGAGGGCGATTCCCCGCGCACGGTGGACGTGGAGACCGCCGACGAGCGGGTGGAGAGGATCAGGTCGGAGGGCCGGCTCAGGCTCCTCGGCGACCACGAGATCCCCTTCGATTTCGACAAGGACCTCGTGCTGCACCGTCGTAAGGCACTGCCGTACCACGCGAACGGCATGACGCTGTGGGCGTACGACGCCTCCGGCGCCGAGCTGACGTCCAAGACGTACTACTCGGTGGGCGGCGGCTTCGTCGTCGACGAGGACGCGGTCGGCGCGGACCGCATCAAGCTCGACGACACGGTCCTGAAGTACCCCTTCCGCACCGGCGACGAGCTGCTGCGCCTCACGCGGGAGACCGGCCTGTCGATCTCCGCGCTGATGCTGGAGAACGAGCGGGCCTGGCGCACCGAGGACGAGATCCGCACGGGCCTGCTGGAGATCTGGCGGGTGATGCGGGAGTGCGTGACCCGGGGCATGTCGCGCGAGGGCATCCTGCCGGGCGGCCTCAAGGTCCGCCGCCGGGCCTCGAACACGGCCCGCAAGCTGCGCTCCGAGGGCGACCCTAAGGCGCTCGCCATGGAGTGGATCACGCTCTACGCGATGGCGGTGAACGAGGAGAACGCGGCGGGCGGCCGGGTCGTCACCGCCCCCACGAACGGCGCGGCCGGCATCATCCCCGCCGTCCTGCACTACTACATCAACTTCGTACCGGGCGCCGACGAGGACGGCGTCGTCCGCTTCCTCCTCGCCGCCGGCGCCATCGGCATGCTCTTCAAGGAGAACGCGTCCATCTCCGGCGCCGAGGTCGGCTGCCAGGGCGAGGTCGGCTCGGCCTGCTCGATGGCGGCGGGCGCGCTGGCAGAGGTGCTCGGCGGCTCCCCGGAGCAGGTCGAGAACGCCGCGGAGATCGGCATGGAGCACAACCTCGGCCTGACCTGCGACCCGGTCGGCGGCCTCGTCCAGATCCCCTGCATCGAACGCAACGGCATGGCCGCGGTGAAGGCGGTCACGGCGGCCCGGATGGCGATGCGCGGCGACGGCTCGCACAAGGTGTCCCTGGACAAGGTCATCAAGACCATGAAGGACACCGGCGCCGACATGTCGGTCAAGTACAAGGAGACGGCGCGGGGCGGGCTGGCGGTCAACATCATCGAGTGCTGA
- the glyA gene encoding serine hydroxymethyltransferase: MSDKSLLNTPLHELDPAVAAALDAELERQQSTLEMIASENFAPVAVMEAQGSVATNKYAEGYPGRRYYGGCEHVDVAEQIAIDRAKELFGAEYANVQPHSGASANQAALFALAQPGDTILGLDLAHGGHLTHGMRLNFSGKQFKVVPYHVDDSGLVDMAEVERLAKEHRPKVIIAGWSAYPRQLDFAAFRRIADEVGAYLWVDMAHFAGLVAAGLHPNPVEYADVVTSTTHKTLGGPRGGIILARKDFAKKLNSSVFPGFQGGPLEHVIAAKAVSFKVAASQEFKERQRRTVEGARILAERLTAADARAAGVNVLSGGTDVHLILVDLRASELDGQQAEDRLHEVGITVNRNAVPNDPRPPMVTSGLRIGTPALATRGFTAEDFAEVADVIAETLKPSYDADALRARVKALADKHPLYPGLNK; encoded by the coding sequence ATGTCCGACAAGTCCCTTCTGAACACGCCCCTGCACGAGCTCGATCCGGCGGTGGCCGCCGCGCTCGACGCCGAGCTGGAGCGTCAGCAGTCGACCCTGGAGATGATCGCCTCCGAGAACTTCGCGCCGGTCGCGGTCATGGAGGCGCAGGGCTCGGTCGCCACCAACAAGTACGCCGAGGGCTACCCCGGCCGCCGTTACTACGGTGGCTGCGAGCACGTCGACGTCGCCGAGCAGATCGCCATCGACCGGGCCAAGGAGCTGTTCGGCGCGGAGTACGCGAATGTGCAACCGCACTCCGGCGCCTCCGCCAACCAGGCCGCCCTGTTCGCCCTCGCCCAGCCCGGCGACACCATCCTCGGCCTGGACCTGGCGCACGGCGGCCACCTCACCCACGGGATGCGGCTGAACTTCTCCGGCAAGCAGTTCAAGGTCGTCCCGTACCACGTGGACGACTCCGGTCTCGTGGACATGGCCGAGGTCGAGCGTCTGGCCAAGGAGCACCGGCCGAAGGTGATCATCGCCGGGTGGTCGGCGTACCCGCGGCAGCTCGACTTCGCCGCGTTCCGGCGGATCGCCGACGAGGTCGGGGCGTATCTGTGGGTGGACATGGCGCACTTCGCGGGGCTGGTCGCGGCGGGGCTGCACCCGAACCCGGTCGAGTACGCGGACGTCGTCACCTCCACCACCCACAAGACCCTGGGCGGGCCGCGCGGCGGCATCATCCTCGCGAGGAAGGACTTCGCGAAGAAGCTGAACTCCTCGGTCTTCCCCGGTTTCCAGGGCGGCCCGCTGGAGCATGTGATCGCGGCCAAGGCGGTGTCCTTCAAGGTCGCCGCGTCGCAGGAGTTCAAGGAGCGCCAGCGCCGTACGGTCGAGGGCGCCAGGATCCTCGCCGAGCGGCTGACGGCGGCCGATGCCCGTGCGGCCGGGGTGAACGTGCTGTCCGGCGGCACGGACGTGCATCTGATCCTGGTCGACCTGCGCGCCTCCGAGCTGGACGGACAGCAGGCCGAGGACCGGCTGCACGAGGTCGGCATCACGGTCAACCGCAACGCCGTCCCCAACGACCCGCGTCCGCCGATGGTGACGTCGGGCCTGCGCATCGGCACCCCCGCCCTGGCCACCCGCGGCTTCACGGCCGAGGACTTCGCCGAGGTCGCGGACGTCATCGCCGAGACGCTGAAGCCGTCCTACGACGCGGACGCGCTCAGGGCCCGGGTCAAGGCACTGGCCGACAAGCACCCGCTGTACCCCGGTCTGAACAAGTAG
- the gcvH gene encoding glycine cleavage system protein GcvH: MSNPQQLRYSKEHEWLSTAEDGVSTVGITEFAANALGDVVYAQLPEVGSTVTAGETCGELESTKSVSDLYSPVTGEVTEINEDVVNDPALVNSAPFEGGWLFKVRVAEEPADLLSADEYVAHTAG; the protein is encoded by the coding sequence ATGAGCAACCCCCAGCAGCTTCGCTACAGCAAGGAGCACGAGTGGCTGTCGACCGCCGAGGACGGCGTCTCGACGGTCGGCATCACGGAGTTCGCGGCGAACGCGCTCGGCGATGTCGTCTACGCCCAGCTCCCCGAGGTCGGCTCGACCGTGACCGCGGGTGAGACCTGCGGCGAGCTGGAGTCGACGAAGTCGGTGTCCGACCTGTACTCCCCGGTCACCGGCGAGGTCACCGAGATCAACGAGGACGTGGTGAACGACCCGGCGCTGGTGAACTCCGCCCCCTTCGAGGGTGGCTGGCTGTTCAAGGTGCGCGTCGCGGAGGAGCCGGCCGACCTGCTCTCCGCCGACGAGTACGTGGCCCACACCGCCGGCTGA
- a CDS encoding enhanced serine sensitivity protein SseB C-terminal domain-containing protein, translating to MSASGTTSTGQVEHMLRQVTPGRYDAYEALLRALATPNNGQVWMLLWHGQSGSPDAQYGNMEVEGYGYAPCVTSAQELSASGWNRSYEVVDGVDVARTLYPDHYGLWLNPHAPGGGVGIPWLDLRRIATGLDRQPAGPLRLSEPGIEIPQFYALLAQNAHRTPAVRSLRRAWVQPALGAPYLAIGLDVYDTSPPAVDAVRSMMLQSIGAVPDGLPVSTVAMSDDDDPVAMWMRAAARPFYDREAHAVAPAQAPAAGYGYPPPQGRY from the coding sequence GTGAGCGCGAGCGGCACCACCTCGACCGGACAGGTCGAGCACATGCTGCGCCAGGTGACGCCCGGGCGCTACGACGCCTACGAGGCCCTCCTGCGCGCCCTCGCCACCCCGAACAACGGCCAGGTCTGGATGCTGCTGTGGCACGGCCAGTCCGGCTCCCCGGACGCCCAGTACGGAAACATGGAGGTCGAGGGATACGGCTACGCGCCGTGCGTCACCTCCGCCCAGGAGCTGTCGGCCAGCGGCTGGAACCGCAGTTACGAGGTGGTCGACGGAGTCGACGTGGCCCGCACCCTCTACCCGGACCACTACGGCCTGTGGCTCAACCCGCACGCCCCGGGCGGCGGCGTCGGCATCCCCTGGCTCGACCTGCGCCGCATCGCCACCGGCCTGGACCGCCAGCCCGCCGGCCCGCTGCGGCTGTCGGAACCCGGCATCGAGATCCCGCAGTTCTACGCCCTGCTCGCACAGAACGCCCACCGCACCCCCGCCGTCCGCTCCCTGCGCCGCGCCTGGGTGCAGCCGGCCCTCGGCGCGCCGTATCTCGCGATCGGGCTCGACGTGTACGACACCAGCCCGCCGGCCGTGGACGCGGTGCGCTCGATGATGCTCCAGTCGATCGGCGCGGTCCCGGACGGGCTGCCGGTGTCGACCGTGGCGATGTCCGACGACGACGATCCGGTCGCGATGTGGATGCGTGCCGCCGCCCGTCCGTTCTACGACCGCGAGGCGCACGCCGTCGCCCCGGCACAGGCGCCGGCGGCCGGCTACGGCTACCCACCGCCACAGGGCCGTTACTGA
- a CDS encoding AAA family ATPase: protein MTVNRTTAYATTSGIALPKQPAAPGVEARAQCPAPVVRDLRERSGHSPHALLFAPEDLVVITGLPGSGKSTLMRRAVKGIRIDSQDTRDRWDARMSGFLPYAIYRPLVRLAHYAGLRRALRSGEGVVVHDCGTQAWVRAWLAREARRRGGTLHLLLLDVTPDTALEGQRERGRGVSRYAFLRHRRAAGHLLRSVEKGHLPRGCDSAVLLDREAANVLRRIGFAG from the coding sequence ATGACGGTGAACCGCACCACGGCGTACGCCACGACCTCGGGCATCGCGCTGCCCAAGCAGCCCGCGGCCCCCGGTGTCGAAGCCCGCGCCCAGTGCCCCGCGCCCGTGGTCCGCGATCTGCGCGAGCGCTCCGGCCACAGTCCGCACGCGCTGCTCTTCGCCCCCGAGGACCTCGTCGTGATCACCGGCCTGCCCGGCAGCGGCAAGTCCACCCTGATGAGGCGGGCGGTGAAGGGCATCCGCATCGACTCCCAGGACACCCGGGACCGCTGGGACGCCCGTATGTCCGGCTTCCTGCCCTACGCGATCTACCGTCCCCTGGTCCGCCTCGCCCACTACGCCGGGCTGCGCCGCGCGCTGCGCTCCGGCGAGGGCGTCGTCGTGCACGACTGCGGCACCCAGGCCTGGGTACGCGCCTGGCTGGCCCGCGAGGCCCGCCGCCGCGGCGGCACGCTGCATCTGCTGCTGCTCGACGTGACCCCGGACACGGCCCTGGAGGGCCAGCGCGAGCGCGGCCGGGGCGTCTCGCGCTACGCCTTCCTGCGCCACCGCAGGGCCGCCGGCCACCTGCTGCGCTCGGTGGAGAAGGGCCATCTGCCCCGGGGCTGCGACTCCGCGGTGCTGCTGGACCGGGAGGCGGCGAACGTCCTGCGCCGGATCGGCTTCGCAGGCTGA